A genomic stretch from Bordetella sp. N includes:
- a CDS encoding ATP-binding cassette domain-containing protein → MTAAAQAQAPASDSSEYAVDASGIHKRFYEKEARRHVQALADVSLRVRAGALTALVGPDGAGKTTFLRLTAGLMHPDSGALRVLGLDAAKQPQAIQNRISYMPQRFGLYEDLSVQENLDLYADLHGVPRQERRERYDRLLDMTDLARFTARPAGKLSGGMKQKLGLACTLVRSPDLLLLDEPTVGVDPLSRRELWEIVQQLVEAEGLSVLMTTAYLDEAERCGDVYVLHEGQVLAAGQPQDISRHADGRCFVVTPPDGAHARELQADLLDRTDKVIDAVPHGGEVRLIVREPDMAGQLGLPADRLRPVDARLEDGFMVLLRTLNGKTRQEDAATASEASAADSPAGRESASAASQPNARAGHAADNGNGNGNSNGNATGPAIEVRDLVRKFGDFTAVDRTTFSVARGEIFGLLGPNGAGKTTTFRMLCGLLPASSGYAQVAGLDMRRARAQARRRIGYVSQKFALYGNLSAYENLRFFGGAYGLFGSRLHARITEVADQFALSDLLRMPAGHLPGGVKQRLAMAVGLLHEPEILFLDEPTSGADPLARRAFWRRITALAETGTTIVITTHFMEEAEYCDRIVIQDAGQLLALGTPAEVRAQAGETTDRKLDMEQAFIGIVEQARAKRRAPAEGASS, encoded by the coding sequence ATGACGGCCGCCGCCCAGGCGCAGGCGCCGGCCAGCGACTCGTCCGAGTATGCGGTCGATGCAAGCGGCATCCATAAACGCTTCTACGAAAAGGAAGCCCGCCGCCATGTGCAGGCCTTGGCGGATGTGTCGCTGCGCGTGCGCGCCGGCGCACTGACCGCGCTGGTCGGCCCGGATGGCGCGGGCAAGACCACGTTCCTGCGCCTGACCGCCGGCCTGATGCATCCGGACAGCGGCGCCCTGCGCGTCCTGGGCCTGGACGCCGCCAAACAGCCGCAAGCCATCCAGAACCGCATCAGCTACATGCCGCAGCGCTTCGGCCTTTATGAAGATCTGAGCGTGCAGGAGAACCTGGACCTGTACGCCGATCTGCATGGCGTGCCCCGGCAGGAACGGCGCGAACGCTACGACCGGCTGCTGGATATGACCGACCTGGCGCGCTTCACCGCGCGGCCGGCCGGCAAGCTGTCCGGCGGCATGAAGCAGAAGCTGGGCCTGGCCTGCACCCTGGTGCGCTCACCCGACCTGCTTTTGCTGGACGAGCCCACCGTGGGGGTGGACCCGCTGTCACGCCGCGAGCTGTGGGAAATCGTGCAGCAGCTGGTCGAGGCGGAAGGCTTGTCCGTGCTGATGACGACCGCTTATCTGGACGAAGCGGAACGCTGCGGCGACGTGTACGTGCTGCACGAAGGGCAGGTCCTGGCGGCCGGCCAGCCCCAGGACATCAGCCGTCACGCGGACGGCCGCTGCTTCGTGGTGACGCCCCCGGACGGCGCGCACGCGCGTGAACTGCAGGCGGACCTGCTCGATCGCACGGACAAGGTGATCGACGCGGTGCCCCACGGCGGCGAGGTGCGCCTGATCGTGCGCGAGCCGGACATGGCCGGCCAGCTGGGACTGCCCGCCGACCGCCTGCGGCCGGTGGATGCCAGGCTGGAGGATGGCTTCATGGTGCTGCTGCGCACGCTCAACGGCAAGACGCGGCAGGAGGACGCGGCCACGGCGTCGGAGGCATCAGCGGCGGACAGCCCCGCGGGCCGTGAGAGCGCGTCGGCAGCCAGCCAGCCCAACGCCCGCGCTGGCCACGCCGCCGACAACGGCAACGGCAATGGCAATAGCAACGGCAACGCCACCGGCCCGGCCATCGAAGTCCGCGATCTGGTGCGCAAGTTCGGCGACTTCACGGCCGTGGATCGCACCACGTTCAGCGTCGCGCGGGGCGAAATCTTCGGCCTGCTGGGCCCTAACGGCGCCGGCAAGACCACCACCTTCCGCATGCTGTGCGGCCTGTTGCCCGCCAGCAGCGGCTACGCCCAGGTGGCCGGCCTGGACATGCGCCGCGCGCGCGCGCAGGCCCGCCGCCGCATCGGCTATGTATCGCAGAAATTCGCCCTGTACGGCAATCTGTCCGCGTATGAAAACCTGCGTTTCTTCGGTGGCGCCTACGGCTTGTTCGGCAGCCGCCTGCACGCGCGCATCACCGAAGTGGCCGACCAGTTCGCGCTGTCCGATCTGCTGCGGATGCCGGCCGGCCACCTGCCCGGCGGCGTCAAGCAGCGGCTGGCCATGGCCGTCGGCCTGCTGCACGAACCGGAAATCCTGTTCCTCGATGAACCCACCAGCGGCGCCGATCCCCTGGCGCGGCGCGCGTTCTGGCGCCGCATCACCGCCCTGGCCGAAACCGGCACGACCATCGTCATCACCACCCATTTCATGGAGGAAGCGGAGTACTGCGACCGCATCGTCATCCAGGACGCGGGCCAGTTGCTGGCCTTGGGCACCCCCGCCGAAGTCCGCGCGCAGGCCGGCGAGACCACGGACCGCAAGCTGGACATGGAGCAGGCCTTCATCGGCATCGTCGAGCAGGCACGCGCCAAACGGCGCGCGCCCGCGGAGGGAGCCTCGTCATGA
- a CDS encoding ABC transporter permease, whose amino-acid sequence MTAPTHAQGGFWRRLWSLTRKEFRQLMRDRSNMLIGVGLPIVLILIFGYGLSLDVKNADVVVVMEDSSPPAYEIQAALEHSPFITTRTVRSLQEGRRLMNVQRADALLLIPSDFARHLAAGDAKLQTLMQGSDPSRAVVVQGYVEGAVATWMQKRQARGEAPGAQAGSVVVVDRLWFNAANDSTWYLVPGLIVLIMTLIGTFLTALVMAREWERGTLEALFVTPVRPVEILIAKIIPYFGVGLLGLALCLLAARLLFDVPIHGSMFALLLGSMLYMFVALGIGLLISAFTKNQFLASQIAILASFLPAMMLSGFVFDLRNVPAAVNFIGHLLPATYFMELVKSLFLAGNYWPLIIKDCAILAGYAVVLLGLARILTRKKLD is encoded by the coding sequence ATGACCGCGCCGACGCACGCCCAGGGCGGCTTCTGGCGCCGCCTCTGGTCCCTGACTCGCAAGGAATTCCGCCAGCTGATGCGCGACCGCAGCAACATGCTGATCGGCGTGGGCCTGCCCATCGTGCTGATCCTGATCTTCGGCTACGGGCTGTCGCTGGACGTCAAGAACGCCGACGTCGTGGTGGTGATGGAAGACAGCTCGCCGCCCGCCTATGAAATCCAGGCCGCGCTGGAGCATTCGCCCTTCATCACCACGCGCACCGTGCGCAGCCTGCAGGAAGGCCGCCGCCTGATGAATGTGCAAAGGGCCGATGCCCTGCTGCTCATCCCCAGCGACTTCGCCCGTCACCTGGCCGCCGGCGACGCCAAACTGCAAACGTTGATGCAAGGCAGCGACCCCAGCCGCGCCGTCGTCGTACAGGGCTATGTGGAAGGCGCCGTGGCGACGTGGATGCAGAAACGCCAGGCCCGTGGCGAAGCGCCCGGCGCGCAAGCCGGCAGCGTGGTGGTGGTCGACCGTCTGTGGTTCAACGCCGCCAACGACAGCACCTGGTATCTGGTGCCCGGCCTCATCGTGTTGATCATGACCTTGATCGGCACCTTCCTGACCGCCTTGGTGATGGCGCGCGAATGGGAACGCGGCACCCTGGAGGCGCTGTTCGTCACCCCCGTGCGTCCGGTGGAAATTCTCATCGCCAAGATCATCCCCTACTTCGGCGTGGGCCTGCTGGGCCTGGCCCTGTGCCTGCTGGCGGCGCGGCTGCTGTTCGACGTGCCCATCCACGGCTCCATGTTCGCCCTGCTGCTGGGCTCCATGCTGTACATGTTCGTGGCCCTGGGCATCGGCCTGCTGATCTCGGCTTTCACCAAGAACCAGTTCCTGGCCAGCCAGATCGCCATCCTCGCCAGCTTCCTGCCGGCCATGATGCTGTCGGGCTTCGTGTTCGACCTGCGCAATGTCCCCGCCGCCGTCAACTTCATCGGGCACCTGCTGCCGGCCACGTATTTCATGGAGCTGGTGAAGTCCCTGTTCCTGGCCGGCAATTACTGGCCTTTGATCATCAAGGATTGCGCCATCCTGGCCGGCTACGCGGTCGTGCTGCTTGGACTGGCCCGCATCCTCACCCGCAAAAAGCTGGACTGA